One segment of Erigeron canadensis isolate Cc75 chromosome 2, C_canadensis_v1, whole genome shotgun sequence DNA contains the following:
- the LOC122589339 gene encoding probable leucine-rich repeat receptor-like protein kinase IMK3, with translation MESKTTPFDQLNIIPFKYNKTTHYYFTLYLHTLLFFTCIVTFVSTQSWDGIIVTESDFQALQSFKQQLIDPNGFLKSWNDSGYGACSGSWQGIKCAQGQVIVIQLPWRGLSGQITTKIGQFQALRKLSLHDNSIGGSIPKELGYLPNLRGLQLFNNKFTGSIPPSLGSCPLLQTIDLSNNLLVGKIPETLANCSKLYRVNLTFNSLSGSIPVSITKSNSIILLALQYNNFSGYLPDSWGSGQNGVKPMVKSLTFDHNSFSGTLPVSLSKLSELEEISFSHNQISGNVPSEYGALLKVRSIDLSYNFINGSIPKSFSNLSLLSLLNLSHNNLTGEIPSFLGDKLNLTSFNVSYNNLSGLVPTKLSSKFDSSAFVGNLDLCGYSPSTQCPTSLPPSINPSEPSSHNGKNKLSTKEIILIAAGAVIAVLLLICCILLCCLVKKRGGAKKQDPEGAGGQGAGGGSGATAAGKGVAPPEAEVAGEAGGKLVHFEGTMGFTADDLLCATAEIMGKSTYGTVYKATLEDGDQVAVKRLREKITKNQREFEIEVNLLGKIRHPNLLAMRAYYLGPKGEKLLVFDYMPKGSLATFLHARGPETPVDWPARMNIAKGMARGLLSLHTHHNIIHGNLTSSNVLLDENVNPKIADYGLSRLMTAAANSNVIATAGALGYRAPELSKLKKANTKTDVYSLGVIMLELLTGKSPGEAMNGVDLPQWVASIVKEEWTNEVFDLELMKDASAIGDELLNTLKLALHCVDPSPSARPEVQLVLQQLEEIRPDNATSSGDDGGAGPSMSE, from the exons ATGGAGTCCAAAACAACTCCTTTTGACCAACTCAACATTATTCCTTTCAAATATAACAAAACAACACACTACTATTTCACCTTATATTTACACACACTACTATTTTTCACTTGCATTGTCACATTTGTTTCAACACAATCTTGGGATGGAATTATAGTCACAGAATCGGATTTTCAAGCACTACAATCATTCAAACAACAACTTATTGACCCAAATGGTTTCTTAAAAAGTTGGAATGATAGTGGCTATGGAGCTTGTTCAGGAAGTTGGCAAGGCATAAAATGTGCTCAAGGTCAAGTCATTGTTATTCAACTTCCTTGGAGAGGTTTAAGTGGTCAAATCACAACCAAAATTGGTCAATTTCAAGCTCTTAGAAAACTAAGTCTTCATGACAACAGTATTGGTGGTTCTATTCCAAAAGAGTTAGGATATTTGCCAAATCTTAGAGGACttcaattatttaataataaatttactgGCTCAATTCCACCTTCATTAGGGTCATGCCCATTACTTCAAACTATAGATTTAAGTAATAACTTATTAGTTGGTAAGATACCAGAAACTCTTGCTAATTGTTCAAAGTTATATAGAGTCAATTTGACTTTTAATTCTTTATCTGGTTCTATACCTGTATCTATCACAAAATCAAATTCCATTATTTTACTAGCTCTTCAATACAATAACTTTTCTGGGTATCTTCCAGATTCTTGGGGGAGTGGACAAAATGGAGTAAAACCCATGGTCAAATCTTTGACTTTTGACCATAATTCTTTTTCTGGGACTTTGCCTGTTTCTTTAAGTAAGTTGAGTGAGCTTGAAGAGATATCATTTAGTCATAACCAAATTAGTGGCAATGTACCTAGTGAATATGGTGCACTTTTGAAGGTTAGAAGTATAGATTtgtcttataattttataaatggGAGTATTCCGAAAAGTTTTTCGAATTTGAGTTTGTTAAGTTTGTTGAATTTGAGTCATAATAATCTTACTGGTGAAATACCATCTTTCTTGGGTGATAAACTTAACCTTACTTCATTCAATGTGTCTTACAACAATCTTTCCGGATTAGTCCCAACAAAACTTTCATCGAAATTCGACTCAAGTGCTTTTGTTGGTAATCTTGATTTGTGTGGATATAGTCCTTCAACCCAATGTCCTACTTCTTTACCACCTTCCATCAATCCATCTgaaccatcaagtcacaatggGAAAAACAAACTAAGCACCAAAGAAATCATCTTAATTGCAGCAGGGGCTGTGATAGCAGTTTTGCTATTGATTTGTTGCATACTTCTTTGTTGTTTGGTCAAGAAAAGAGGAGGGGCTAAGAAACAAGATCCTGAAGGGGCAGGGGGCCAGGGCGCGGGCGGGGGAAGTGGGGCCACTGCTGCAGGGAAAGGAGTGGCCCCACCAGAGGCCGAGGTGGCCGGAGAGGCGGGAGGGAAACTTGTACATTTTGAAGGTACAATGGGATTTACAGCTGATGATTTGTTGTGTGCAACGGCTGAAATAATGGGGAAAAGTACTTATGGGACGGTTTATAAGGCGACATTGGAAGATGGTGATCAAGTTGCTGTTAAAAGATTGAGGGAAAAGATTACAAAGAATCAAAGAGAGTTTGAAATTGAAGTGAATTTGCTTGGGAAAATTCGGCATCCGAATTTATTGGCAATGAGGGCTTATTATTTAGGACCAAAAGGAGagaaacttcttgtttttgATTACATGCCTAAAGGAAGCCTTGCTACCTTTCTCCATG CTCGAGGACCAGAAACACCGGTAGATTGGCCAGCACGAATGAATATAGCAAAAGGAATGGCTAGAGGTTTACTTAGCCTCCACACCCATCACAATATAATCCATGGAAATCTAACATCAAGCAATGTTTTGCTGGACGAGAATGTAAACCCCAAGATTGCTGATTACGGGCTATCAAGACTCATGACAGCTGCTGCAAATTCAAACGTGATTGCAACAGCGGGTGCACTTGGGTACCGGGCTCCCGAGCTTTCCAAGCTCAAGAAAGCTAATACAAAAACCGACGTCTACAGTTTGGGTGTGATAATGTTAGAACTCTTAACTGGAAAGTCACCGGGAGAGGCGATGAACGGTGTAGATTTACCACAATGGGTGGCTTCAATAGTGAAAGAAGAATGGACTAATGAAGTATTTGATTTGGAGTTAATGAAAGATGCTTCTGCAATTGGTGATGAGTTGTTGAATACTTTGAAACTTGCTTTGCATTGTGTTGACCCATCTCCATCGGCTAGGCCCGAGGTTCAGTTGGTTCTTCAGCAGTTGGAAGAGATTAGACCTGACAACGCCACGAGCTCAGGAGATGATGGGGGTGCTGGACCTTCAATGAGCGAGTGA
- the LOC122587957 gene encoding PKS-NRPS hybrid synthetase cheA-like gives MTTTNHHHVSSNHPMEDNKFVMITPEFFTNKVFSSREELMNWVKDVAYSVGVVVVTKRSNSYLSGFVYKVVLMCDHGGKYKQKGSIRAPRTRKTDCLFELETKYSDEYNYWTLTVICYGHNHRPLQSSEGHPYAQRLTQDEFSLVEELTAMNMPPRDISSRIREKNLGNVSTISTIYNACTKLRMVEQVLMAILHSNNYVYEFSTTASNELENLFFVHQTSFNIWRAFPHVLIIDAMYKTNYYNLPLVEIVGVTSTNKTFSIAFAFIQKEKTANYTWVLNCLKLTLDSCMYSRVIVIDRELVLVNACKEIFPDAAQLLCRIHISRNIFDHCRQTIKSTRDWCNFNAL, from the exons Atgaccaccaccaaccaccaccat GTGTCCAGCAATCATCCAATGGAAGACAATAAATTTGTTATGATTACACCAGAATTTTTCACtaataag gtGTTCAGCTCCCGGGAAGAATTGATGAATTGGGTAAAGGACGTGGCATACTCTGTTGGTGTCGTTGTTGTCACCAAAAGATCGAACAGTTATCTTAGTGGTTTCGTATATAAAGTTGTACTCATGTGTGATCATGGAGGCAAATATAAACAAAAGGGTTCAATTAGAGCTCCCCGCACAAGAAAAACTGATTGTCTATTCGAATTAGAAACGAAATATTCAGATGAATATAATTATTGGACGCTAACAGTCATATGTTATGGACATAACCATCGCCCTTTACAAAGCTCGGAGGGTCATCCATATGCACAACGGTTAACTCAAGATGAGTTTAGTTTGGTTGAAGAATTGACAGCGATGAATATGCCCCCACGTGATATTTCATCAAGGATTAGGGAGAAGAATCTAGGTAATGTGTCTACAATAAGTACGATCTACAACGCATGCACTAAACTTCGCATGGTCGAGCAA GTTCTCATGGCTATTTTGCATTCTAATAATTATGTTTATGAATTTTCTACAACTGCTTCAAACGAGCTAGAAAATTTATTCTTTGTGCATCAAACATCATTCAATATTTGGCGTGCATTTCCACATGTGTTGATTATCGATGCCATGTACAAGACCAACTATTACAATTTGCCTCTAGTTGAGATTGTTGGTGTAACGTCGACCAACAAGACATTTTCGATAGCTTTTGCATTTATACAAAAGGAAAAGACTGCTAACTATACATGGGTCTTAAACTGTCTTAAGTTGACATTAGACAGTTGCATGTACTCACGTGTTATAGTTATAGACAGGGAGTTGGTTCTAGTAAATGCATGCAAAGAAATTTTCCCGGATGCTGCTCAATTACTTTGTAGAATTCACATCAGCCGGAATATTTTCGACCATTGTAGGCAAACTATTAAGTCAACCCGTGATTGGTGCAACTTTAATGCGTTATAG
- the LOC122589238 gene encoding uncharacterized protein LOC122589238 isoform X3, translating to MIFNHDPPRCFDCFGCGESAQCGMGCSALMSNNLFGTLLRKTLVYEFGSSSDNRNLFICCSNKFEGYPICTTIGLTSTITTDLIDKRNPHTGLLVKMRHDRPELNCSLSVYVICDSKQVQGPTTLETVNLCNYATQLRHPSACAQIVSSSSNGFGWFGTLLIIILCPFGGYLLAGAAYRFFYLGIHGIDIVPNLEFWANLPHRAQSAIMSLVRRFRGHSKDHRSSYSPVAF from the exons ATGATTTTCAACCATGACCCTCCGAGATGTTTTGATTGCTTC GGTTGTGGTGAGTCAGCTCAGTGCGGCATGGGTTGCAGTGCACTCATGTCTAATAATTTATTTGGTACGTTGTTGAGAAAAACTCTTGTGTATGAGTTTGGTAGTAGTTCAGATAACAGGAACTTGTTCATATGCTGTAGTAATAAATTCGAGG GCTATCCAATATGTACTACTATTGGGCTAACATCAACCATTACTACAGATCTCATAG ATAAAAGAAATCCTCACACGGGTCTTCTTGTTAAAATGCGGCATGATAGGCCAGAACTGAATTGTTCACTCTCTGTTTATGTTATATGCGATTCAAAGCAAGTTCAA GGACCGACGACACTGGAGACAGTTAATCTATGTAATTAT GCTACGCAGCTGAGGCATCCGTCTGCTTGTGCCCAAATTGTATCTTCAAGTAGCAATGGCTTTGGCTGGTTTGGTACCCTCCTGATCAT TATTTTGTGTCCCTTTGGAGGTTACCTATTAGCAGGAGCTGCTTATCGCTTCTTCTACCTTGGCATTCATGGCATAGAT ATTGTTCCTAACTTAGAATTTTGGGCCAACTTGCCACATAGAGCACAG AGTGCCATTATGTctttggttagaagattcagaGGACACTCTAAAGATCACCGTAGCTCCTATTCTCCTGTAGCCTTCTGA
- the LOC122589238 gene encoding uncharacterized protein LOC122589238 isoform X1 encodes MNVLNVSLKVILIITVGIQSVYSSEAAVCEYSYNEQNKVYNYNLAAASSNFPHGILSPDGYYKVSSNGTVVWFQLCDAMIFNHDPPRCFDCFGCGESAQCGMGCSALMSNNLFGTLLRKTLVYEFGSSSDNRNLFICCSNKFEGYPICTTIGLTSTITTDLIDKRNPHTGLLVKMRHDRPELNCSLSVYVICDSKQVQGPTTLETVNLCNYATQLRHPSACAQIVSSSSNGFGWFGTLLIIILCPFGGYLLAGAAYRFFYLGIHGIDIVPNLEFWANLPHRAQSAIMSLVRRFRGHSKDHRSSYSPVAF; translated from the exons atgaatgtACTCAATGTGAGTTTAAAAGTTATCCTTATTATTACAGTAGGAATTCAATCGGTGTATAGTAGCGAGGCAGCAGTTTGCGAATACAGTTATAATGAACAAAACAAAGTCTACAACTACAATTTGGCTGCTGCTTCTTCTAATTTCCCCCATGGCATTCTCAGCCCAGACGG ATATTACAAGGTGTCTTCTAATGGAACAGTGGTTTGGTTTCAG CTATGTGATGCAATGATTTTCAACCATGACCCTCCGAGATGTTTTGATTGCTTC GGTTGTGGTGAGTCAGCTCAGTGCGGCATGGGTTGCAGTGCACTCATGTCTAATAATTTATTTGGTACGTTGTTGAGAAAAACTCTTGTGTATGAGTTTGGTAGTAGTTCAGATAACAGGAACTTGTTCATATGCTGTAGTAATAAATTCGAGG GCTATCCAATATGTACTACTATTGGGCTAACATCAACCATTACTACAGATCTCATAG ATAAAAGAAATCCTCACACGGGTCTTCTTGTTAAAATGCGGCATGATAGGCCAGAACTGAATTGTTCACTCTCTGTTTATGTTATATGCGATTCAAAGCAAGTTCAA GGACCGACGACACTGGAGACAGTTAATCTATGTAATTAT GCTACGCAGCTGAGGCATCCGTCTGCTTGTGCCCAAATTGTATCTTCAAGTAGCAATGGCTTTGGCTGGTTTGGTACCCTCCTGATCAT TATTTTGTGTCCCTTTGGAGGTTACCTATTAGCAGGAGCTGCTTATCGCTTCTTCTACCTTGGCATTCATGGCATAGAT ATTGTTCCTAACTTAGAATTTTGGGCCAACTTGCCACATAGAGCACAG AGTGCCATTATGTctttggttagaagattcagaGGACACTCTAAAGATCACCGTAGCTCCTATTCTCCTGTAGCCTTCTGA
- the LOC122589238 gene encoding uncharacterized protein LOC122589238 isoform X2, with protein sequence MNVLNVSLKVILIITVGIQSVYSSEAAVCEYSYNEQNKVYNYNLAAASSNFPHGILSPDGYYKVSSNGTVVWFQLCDAMIFNHDPPRCFDCFGCGESAQCGMGCSALMSNNLFGYPICTTIGLTSTITTDLIDKRNPHTGLLVKMRHDRPELNCSLSVYVICDSKQVQGPTTLETVNLCNYATQLRHPSACAQIVSSSSNGFGWFGTLLIIILCPFGGYLLAGAAYRFFYLGIHGIDIVPNLEFWANLPHRAQSAIMSLVRRFRGHSKDHRSSYSPVAF encoded by the exons atgaatgtACTCAATGTGAGTTTAAAAGTTATCCTTATTATTACAGTAGGAATTCAATCGGTGTATAGTAGCGAGGCAGCAGTTTGCGAATACAGTTATAATGAACAAAACAAAGTCTACAACTACAATTTGGCTGCTGCTTCTTCTAATTTCCCCCATGGCATTCTCAGCCCAGACGG ATATTACAAGGTGTCTTCTAATGGAACAGTGGTTTGGTTTCAG CTATGTGATGCAATGATTTTCAACCATGACCCTCCGAGATGTTTTGATTGCTTC GGTTGTGGTGAGTCAGCTCAGTGCGGCATGGGTTGCAGTGCACTCATGTCTAATAATTTATTTG GCTATCCAATATGTACTACTATTGGGCTAACATCAACCATTACTACAGATCTCATAG ATAAAAGAAATCCTCACACGGGTCTTCTTGTTAAAATGCGGCATGATAGGCCAGAACTGAATTGTTCACTCTCTGTTTATGTTATATGCGATTCAAAGCAAGTTCAA GGACCGACGACACTGGAGACAGTTAATCTATGTAATTAT GCTACGCAGCTGAGGCATCCGTCTGCTTGTGCCCAAATTGTATCTTCAAGTAGCAATGGCTTTGGCTGGTTTGGTACCCTCCTGATCAT TATTTTGTGTCCCTTTGGAGGTTACCTATTAGCAGGAGCTGCTTATCGCTTCTTCTACCTTGGCATTCATGGCATAGAT ATTGTTCCTAACTTAGAATTTTGGGCCAACTTGCCACATAGAGCACAG AGTGCCATTATGTctttggttagaagattcagaGGACACTCTAAAGATCACCGTAGCTCCTATTCTCCTGTAGCCTTCTGA
- the LOC122589716 gene encoding dehydration-responsive element-binding protein 2A-like has protein sequence MGYSDSNQLFDTTLSSTIDSSRKRKARTRRDGPKGVAETIAKWKEYNKKIESLDERSKPARKVPAKGSKRGCMKGKGGPENYRCKFRGVRQRTWGKWVAEIREPNRGNRLWLGTFGSAVEAALAYDETARVMYGPCARLNLPNCRSMNDYNNSLMMSAGAGAGAGASSCDSTMTSCSHSEDTKYSSSGGRKMAISKDEGDSRCENGNLLFNNMVKNEVKEEPVEDFDFKDFRLVKEEPVELKEDVDFQDIREIQNIHVNEMFDMEELLEMMGQSRPQNTGVVRFNESNGASQLWFKNGTLNDQHQETTNGSMADYGFGFSMPEQTNVDHDGFQGLDNMWFDEQQPTNLDMRQYGYEEIPAVDYGFDFLMPGRPEDSNFALQELGFNLGPDLGV, from the coding sequence atgggttattcagattcaaatCAACTGTTTGACACGACGTTGTCGTCAACAATAGATTCAtctagaaaaagaaaagcaagAACTAGAAGAGACGGGCCAAAAGGCGTAGCCGAAACAATAGCAAAATGGAAAGAATACAACAAAAAAATCGAGTCATTAGACGAAAGATCAAAACCGGCCCGAAAAGTACCTGCAAAAGGTTCAAAAAGGGGTTGTATGAAAGGTAAAGGAGGACCCGAAAACTATAGATGTAAATTTAGAGGCGTTAGACAACGAACTTGGGGTAAATGGGTAGCCGAAATTCGAGAACCAAATCGAGGTAATAGGTTATGGTTAGGAACTTTTGGGTCAGCAGTTGAGGCTGCTTTAGCTTATGATGAAACCGCTCGAGTCATGTATGGGCCATGTGCCCGGCTAAATTTACCGAATTGTCGGTCGATGAACGATTATAATAATTCGTTAATGATGAGTGCCGGTGCCGGTGCCGGTGCCGGTGCGTCTAGTTGTGACTCGACTATGACTAGTTGTAGTCATTCTGAGGATACTAAATATAGTTCGAGTGGAGGACGAAAAATGGCTATTTCGAAAGACGAAGGGGATTCGAGATGCGAAAATGGGAATTTGTTGTTTAATAACATggttaaaaatgaagtaaaagAGGAACCGGTTGaggattttgattttaaagattttaGATTAGTAAAAGAAGAACCGGTTGAGTTGAAGGAAGATGTTGATTTTCAAGATATTAGAGAGATTCAAAATATTCATGTTAATGAGATGTTTGATATGGAAGAGTTACTTGAAATGATGGGTCAATCACGTCCTCAAAATACGGGTGTAGTCAGATTCAACGAGTCGAATGGTGCATCGCAGCTTTGGTTTAAGAACGGAACACTTAACGATCAACATCAAGAAACTACTAATGGGTCGATGGCAGATTATGGGTTCGGGTTTTCAATGCCAGAGCAGACTAATGTTGATCATGATGGGTTCCAAGGGCTCGACAACATGTGGTTCGACGAGCAGCAGCCGACGAACCTAGACATGCGGCAATATGGTTATGAGGAAATTCCGGCGGTTGATTATGGGTTCGATTTTTTGATGCCTGGACGGCCCGAAGACAGTAACTTTGCATTGCAAGAGTTAGGGTTCAATTTGGGACCTGATTTGGGAGTTTAA